From a region of the Agrobacterium tumefaciens genome:
- a CDS encoding MHS family MFS transporter: MANVAAVSGSARPMTGEEKKVIFASSLGTVFEWYDFYLYGSLAIYIGANFFSQYPETTRNIFALLAFAAGFLVRPFGALVFGRLGDIVGRKYTFLITILIMGFSTFVVGILPGASQIGIAAPIILIILRMLQGLALGGEYGGAATYVAEHAPNGRRGYYTSWIQTTATLGLFLSLVVILGVQFALGREAFAAWGWRIPFLLSVILLGVSVWIRLKMNESPAFKKMKEEGKTSKAPLSEAFGQWKNAKIAIIALLGAVVGQAVVWYTGQFYALFFLQSILKVDGQSANIMVAAALILGTSFFVIFGWLSDKIGRKPIIMAGLILAMLTYFPLFKALTWAGNPALAEAQATVRATVTAAPGDCRFQFNPTGTAKFTTSCDIATSFLTRNSVPYDVVAGPAGQPATVKIGDATITSFDAIAAGADAAAKDRAFQKQVNIALHDGGYPLVRGAAQVPEAKLDAFIAANPELGLNADAVRATERKMVATDKLVADKLLTAAETGGAAEMAVFTIANGGTFSMVADPASVNWVVIIAVLTVLVIYVTMVYGPIAALLVELFPTRIRYSGMSLPYHIGNGWFGGLLPATAFAMSAAKGDIYYGLWYPIIFAGITLVIGLLFLPETKDRDIHAMD, from the coding sequence ATGGCAAACGTTGCAGCCGTCAGCGGCTCCGCCCGTCCCATGACGGGTGAAGAGAAGAAGGTGATCTTCGCCTCTTCTCTTGGAACAGTCTTCGAGTGGTATGATTTCTATCTGTACGGTTCGCTCGCAATCTATATCGGCGCGAACTTCTTCAGCCAGTATCCGGAAACAACCCGTAACATCTTCGCGCTGCTTGCCTTTGCCGCCGGCTTCCTCGTACGCCCGTTCGGCGCACTGGTGTTCGGTCGTCTGGGCGATATCGTCGGCCGCAAATACACGTTCCTCATTACCATTCTCATCATGGGTTTCTCGACCTTTGTGGTCGGGATCCTGCCCGGTGCCTCGCAGATCGGCATTGCAGCCCCCATCATCCTCATCATTCTGCGCATGCTGCAGGGCCTGGCGCTCGGCGGCGAATATGGCGGTGCGGCGACCTACGTGGCCGAACATGCCCCGAACGGCCGCCGCGGCTATTACACCTCGTGGATTCAGACGACGGCAACACTCGGCCTGTTCCTCTCGCTGGTGGTCATTCTCGGCGTGCAGTTCGCACTTGGCCGCGAAGCCTTTGCTGCCTGGGGCTGGCGCATCCCGTTCCTGCTGTCGGTCATTCTGCTTGGCGTCTCGGTCTGGATTCGTCTGAAAATGAACGAATCCCCTGCTTTCAAGAAGATGAAAGAAGAAGGCAAAACCTCCAAGGCGCCGCTTAGCGAAGCTTTCGGCCAGTGGAAAAATGCCAAGATCGCCATCATCGCCCTGCTCGGCGCCGTCGTCGGTCAGGCTGTCGTCTGGTACACAGGCCAGTTCTACGCACTGTTCTTCCTGCAGAGCATCCTGAAGGTGGACGGGCAATCGGCCAACATCATGGTTGCAGCAGCCCTTATCCTCGGCACCAGCTTCTTCGTGATCTTCGGCTGGCTGTCCGACAAGATCGGTCGCAAGCCGATCATCATGGCCGGCCTCATCCTGGCGATGCTGACCTACTTCCCGCTGTTCAAGGCATTGACCTGGGCAGGCAATCCGGCACTGGCGGAAGCGCAGGCAACCGTTCGCGCCACTGTAACGGCTGCACCGGGAGACTGCCGGTTCCAGTTCAACCCGACCGGAACGGCAAAGTTTACCACGTCCTGCGATATCGCCACATCGTTCCTGACACGCAATTCCGTCCCTTATGACGTCGTTGCAGGACCGGCGGGCCAGCCGGCGACCGTCAAGATCGGCGATGCCACCATCACCAGCTTTGACGCAATCGCAGCCGGTGCAGATGCCGCTGCCAAAGACAGGGCCTTCCAGAAGCAGGTGAACATTGCCCTGCATGACGGTGGTTATCCGCTGGTCCGCGGTGCTGCCCAGGTGCCGGAAGCCAAGCTGGACGCCTTCATTGCCGCCAATCCGGAACTCGGCCTCAATGCCGACGCCGTTCGCGCCACCGAAAGGAAAATGGTCGCGACGGACAAGCTGGTAGCCGACAAGCTGCTGACTGCAGCCGAAACTGGTGGTGCGGCCGAAATGGCGGTCTTTACGATTGCCAATGGTGGGACCTTCTCGATGGTTGCCGACCCGGCGAGCGTCAACTGGGTGGTCATTATCGCGGTGCTGACCGTGCTCGTGATCTATGTGACCATGGTCTACGGTCCGATTGCCGCATTGCTGGTAGAATTGTTCCCGACCCGTATCCGTTACTCTGGCATGTCGCTGCCCTACCACATCGGCAACGGCTGGTTCGGTGGCCTTCTTCCAGCAACCGCATTCGCCATGAGCGCGGCCAAGGGCGATATCTACTACGGCCTCTGGTATCCGATCATCTTCGCAGGCATCACGCTGGTCATTGGCCTGCTGTTCCTGCCGGAAACCAAGGATCGCGACATCCACGCGATGGATTGA